From one Solanum stenotomum isolate F172 chromosome 12, ASM1918654v1, whole genome shotgun sequence genomic stretch:
- the LOC125847263 gene encoding subtilisin-like protease SBT5.6: MKNHHIIVFLFSLFLITSLGSFVSCNEETKVYIVYLGEHNGERTLKEIEDHHCSFLHSVKATTSKKDVRASLVHSYKNIINGFSAVLTPQEAHIISGMEGVISVFHSDPHAIKLHTTRSWDFVSLLEGTSLVNSGEELLKNANYGEDIIVGVIDSGKSSSLFFENHLNIAHLFQFK; encoded by the exons ATGAAGAACCAtcatattattgtatttctgtTTTCCCTTTTCCTAATTACGAGTCTTGGTAGCTTTGTTTCATGTAATGAAGAAACAAAGGTGTATATAGTGTACCTTGGAGAGCACAATGGTGAAAGAACTTTGAAAGAAATAGAAGATCACCACtgttcatttcttcattctgtCAAGGCGACTACTTCCAAAAAAGATGTTAGAGCATCACTTGTTCACAGCTATAAGAACATCATCAATGGCTTCTCCGCGGTGTTAACACCACAAGAAGCCCATATCATATCAG gGATGGAAGGGGTAATATCAGTATTTCACAGTGATCCTCATGCAATAAAGCTTCATACTACAAGATCATGGGACTTTGTGAGTTTACTAGAAGGAACTTCGCTGGTAAATTCTGGAGAAGAATTGCTCAAAAATGCAAATTATGGAGAGGATATCATTGTTGGGGTTATAGACAGTGGTAAGagctcttctctcttttttgaaaatcatTTGAATATAGCCCATCTGTTTCAATTTAAGTGA
- the LOC125846576 gene encoding GDSL esterase/lipase At1g29670-like, which yields MACYVTVILSIVLYLVLNLVEGAPEVPCYFIFGDSLLDNGNNNDLDTAAKANYPPYGVDFPDGPTGRFTNGRNIADFLAEHLDFDHYIPSFASATGDEILEGVNYASGSAGIRNDTGSHLGYRIYLGKQLENHKVTISRIADLLGNTTLAKNHLNKCLFIVGIGSNDYINNFLMPDVYQSSHLYSPTQYATLLIQQYSQQLKELYSDGARKIALFGLPQIGCIPDQLNQHSTFFCVDSTNKAIQLFNKNLKALVDDLNTNFSDAKFIYINMYSISSAIAITLLNNPCCQISKTMPEGQCIPGKSPCLIRATHFFYDNFHPTEIGNNIATSRAYRALLPSDSYPMDIRHLVRANNLYYDDQ from the exons ATGGCGTGCTATGTTACAGTTATATTAAGTATTGTGTTATATTTAGTCTTGAACTTAGTTGAAGGTGCACCAGAAGTACCTTGCTATTTCATTTTTGGGGACTCGTTACTTGATAATGGTAATAATAATGACCTTGACACCGCGGCAAAGGCTAATTATCCACCTTATGGAGTTGATTTCCCAGATGGTCCCACTGGCCGATTCACCAATGGCCGGAATATAGCTGACTTCCTAG CTGAACACCTTGATTTTGATCACTACATACCATCTTTTGCAAGCGCAACGGGTGATGAGATCTTGGAAGGTGTGAATTATGCATCTGGTTCAGCTGGAATTCGCAACGATACGGGAAGTCATCTT gGTTATCGAATTTACTTGGGCAAACAATTGGAGAATCATAAAGTCACAATTTCTCGTATTGCTGATTTGCTGGGGAATACAACTTTAGCCAAAAATCACTTAAATAAGTGCCTTTTCATTGTTGGAATAGGCAGCAATGACTACATCAATAATTTTCTAATGCCAGATGTATACCAATCAAGTCATTTGTACTCACCAACTCAGTACGCAACACTTCTCATTCAACAGTACTCCCAACAATTAAAG GAGTTGTATTCAGATGGAGCAAGGAAAATAGCACTTTTTGGACTACCTCAAATAGGTTGCATTCCAGATCAGTTGAACCAACACAGCACATTTTTTTGTGTGGATTCAACAAATAAGGCAATTCAAttattcaacaaaaacttaaaaGCTCTTGTTGATGATCTCAATACTAATTTCTCAGATGCAAAATTCATATACATAAACATGTATAGCATCTCATCAGCGATTG CTATAACTCTATTGAATAATCCATGCTGTCAAATTTCTAAGACTATGCCTGAAGGACAATGTATTCCAGGAAAATCTCCATGTCTAATTAGGgctacacattttttttatgataatttcCATCCAACTGAAATTGGAAATAACATAGCTACAAGTAGAGCTTACAGAGCTCTTCTACCGTCTGATTCTTATCCAATGGATATTCGTCACTTGGTGAGGGCCAATAATTTGTACTATGATGATCAGTAA